In Caretta caretta isolate rCarCar2 chromosome 18, rCarCar1.hap1, whole genome shotgun sequence, a single genomic region encodes these proteins:
- the LOC125624195 gene encoding putative glutamate receptor isoform X1, with protein MEEAFRLALCVTMGLLLLGGSRLAGAIETGNAVSKGGDEEGQGATDPQTLTVTTILQDPYAMARGTELEGYCLDLLDMLAKKLHFNYKVTIVKDGRYGAVSSSGNWTGMVGEIVRQEADLAVAPLTITSVREEVISFTMPFLGTGIGILLRKDAASQGASLFGFLAPFSKETWTGLMVAYLLTCLCLFLAARLSPCEWKEPKSEENHFTFLNSLWFGAGALTLQGAAPHPKALSGRIIAAIWWLFTLSLLAAYIANFTALLRAGNEPLPIQTFEDLVKQREIEFGTVESSSTFQFFKNSRNPIHQMIYEYMDKRRDHVLVKSYHEAVQRVLESNYAFIGESVSQDLLAARHCNLIRAPEVVGARGFGLATAKGSPWASKLSLAVLKLGESGDLDYLRNKWWETTCFHKGPDTWSPLKPQAMGGLFLVLALGLVLGVIVALVELSNKSRHAAEREKKSCCSVLIEEMSHRFRIKEGARENPEKVKP; from the exons ATGGAGGAAGCTTTTCGCTTGGCTTTGTGCGTGACGATgggcctgctgctcctggggggaTCGCGCCTGGCAG GAGCTATCGAGACTGGAAATgctgtcagtaag GGTGGCGATGAGGAAGGACAAGGGGCAACGGATCCTCAGACGCTGACTGTCACAACAATCCTG CAAGACCCCTATGCGATGGCAAGAGGCACAGAGCTGGAGGGCTATTGCCTGGATCTGCTGGACATGCTCGCCAAGAAGCTGCACTTCAACTACAAGGTGACAATAGTGAAAGATGGCCGCTATGGGGCTGTCTCCTCCAGTGGGAACTGGACCGGGATGGTCGGCGAGATCGTCAGGCAG GAAGCAGACCTCGCTGTGGCTCCCTTGACGATCACGTCAGTGAGGGAAGAGGTGATTTCCTTCACCATGCCATTCCTGGGCACAGGGATCGGGATCCTGCTCAGGAAGGATGCTGCCTCCCAGGGTGCTTCTCTCTTCGGCTTCCTTGCTCCTTTCAGTAAGGAGACCTGGACTGGCCTGATGGTTGCTTACCTGCTgacctgcctctgcctcttccttgCAGCCAG GCTGAGCCCCTGTGAATGGAAGGAACCCAAGAGTGAGGAGAACCACTTCACCTTTCTGAACAGCCTCTGGTTTGGAGCAGGAGCTCTTACCCTGCAAG GTGCAGCACCTCATCCCAAAGCACTGTCCGGGCGAATCATTGCTGCCATTTGGTGGCTGTTCAccctctctctgctggctgcctatATTGCCAATTTCACCGCCTTGCTGCGTGCTGGGAACGAGCCGCTTCCAATCCAAACTTTTGAAGATCTcgtgaagcagagagagatcgAGTTTGGGACCGTAGAAAGTTCCTCCACGTTTCAATTCTTCAAG AACTCCAGGAATCCCATCCATCAGATGATCTATGAGTACATGGACAAGAGGAGAGACCATGTTTTAGTCAAAAGCTACCACGAGGCGGTTCAGCGTGTGCTGGAATCGAACTATGCCTTCATTGGGGAATCTGTATCCCAAGATCTTCTCGCAGCCAGGCACTGCAATTTGATCAGGGCTCCCGAGGTTGTTGGAGCACGGGGATTCGGCCTGGCCACAGCAAAGG GATCACCGTGGGCCAGTAAACTCTCCCTTGCTGTGCTGAAACTGGGCGAGTCAGGCGACCTGGACTACCTACGTAACAAGTGGTGGGAAACCACCTGTTTCCATAAGGGCCCGGACACATGGAGTCCTCTGAAACCGCAAGCCATGGGAGGACTTTTCCTGGTTCTTGCCCTTGGCCTCGTGCTGGGAGTGATTGTGGCTTTGGTGGAGTTGTCAAACAAGAGCCGACATGCTGCTGAACGGGAGAAG AAATCTTGCTGCTCTGTTCTCATCGAGGAGATGAGTCATCGGTTCAGAATAAAAGAAGGTGcaagagagaatccagagaaggtTAAACCATAA
- the LOC125624195 gene encoding putative glutamate receptor isoform X3, with the protein MYLPDSNCQGGDEEGQGATDPQTLTVTTILEADLAVAPLTITSVREEVISFTMPFLGTGIGILLRKDAASQGASLFGFLAPFSKETWTGLMVAYLLTCLCLFLAARLSPCEWKEPKSEENHFTFLNSLWFGAGALTLQGAAPHPKALSGRIIAAIWWLFTLSLLAAYIANFTALLRAGNEPLPIQTFEDLVKQREIEFGTVESSSTFQFFKNSRNPIHQMIYEYMDKRRDHVLVKSYHEAVQRVLESNYAFIGESVSQDLLAARHCNLIRAPEVVGARGFGLATAKGSPWASKLSLAVLKLGESGDLDYLRNKWWETTCFHKGPDTWSPLKPQAMGGLFLVLALGLVLGVIVALVELSNKSRHAAEREKKSCCSVLIEEMSHRFRIKEGARENPEKVKP; encoded by the exons ATGTATCTACCTGACTCCAACTGCCAG GGTGGCGATGAGGAAGGACAAGGGGCAACGGATCCTCAGACGCTGACTGTCACAACAATCCTG GAAGCAGACCTCGCTGTGGCTCCCTTGACGATCACGTCAGTGAGGGAAGAGGTGATTTCCTTCACCATGCCATTCCTGGGCACAGGGATCGGGATCCTGCTCAGGAAGGATGCTGCCTCCCAGGGTGCTTCTCTCTTCGGCTTCCTTGCTCCTTTCAGTAAGGAGACCTGGACTGGCCTGATGGTTGCTTACCTGCTgacctgcctctgcctcttccttgCAGCCAG GCTGAGCCCCTGTGAATGGAAGGAACCCAAGAGTGAGGAGAACCACTTCACCTTTCTGAACAGCCTCTGGTTTGGAGCAGGAGCTCTTACCCTGCAAG GTGCAGCACCTCATCCCAAAGCACTGTCCGGGCGAATCATTGCTGCCATTTGGTGGCTGTTCAccctctctctgctggctgcctatATTGCCAATTTCACCGCCTTGCTGCGTGCTGGGAACGAGCCGCTTCCAATCCAAACTTTTGAAGATCTcgtgaagcagagagagatcgAGTTTGGGACCGTAGAAAGTTCCTCCACGTTTCAATTCTTCAAG AACTCCAGGAATCCCATCCATCAGATGATCTATGAGTACATGGACAAGAGGAGAGACCATGTTTTAGTCAAAAGCTACCACGAGGCGGTTCAGCGTGTGCTGGAATCGAACTATGCCTTCATTGGGGAATCTGTATCCCAAGATCTTCTCGCAGCCAGGCACTGCAATTTGATCAGGGCTCCCGAGGTTGTTGGAGCACGGGGATTCGGCCTGGCCACAGCAAAGG GATCACCGTGGGCCAGTAAACTCTCCCTTGCTGTGCTGAAACTGGGCGAGTCAGGCGACCTGGACTACCTACGTAACAAGTGGTGGGAAACCACCTGTTTCCATAAGGGCCCGGACACATGGAGTCCTCTGAAACCGCAAGCCATGGGAGGACTTTTCCTGGTTCTTGCCCTTGGCCTCGTGCTGGGAGTGATTGTGGCTTTGGTGGAGTTGTCAAACAAGAGCCGACATGCTGCTGAACGGGAGAAG AAATCTTGCTGCTCTGTTCTCATCGAGGAGATGAGTCATCGGTTCAGAATAAAAGAAGGTGcaagagagaatccagagaaggtTAAACCATAA
- the LOC125624195 gene encoding putative glutamate receptor isoform X2, with product MYLPDSNCQGGDEEGQGATDPQTLTVTTILQDPYAMARGTELEGYCLDLLDMLAKKLHFNYKVTIVKDGRYGAVSSSGNWTGMVGEIVRQEADLAVAPLTITSVREEVISFTMPFLGTGIGILLRKDAASQGASLFGFLAPFSKETWTGLMVAYLLTCLCLFLAARLSPCEWKEPKSEENHFTFLNSLWFGAGALTLQGAAPHPKALSGRIIAAIWWLFTLSLLAAYIANFTALLRAGNEPLPIQTFEDLVKQREIEFGTVESSSTFQFFKNSRNPIHQMIYEYMDKRRDHVLVKSYHEAVQRVLESNYAFIGESVSQDLLAARHCNLIRAPEVVGARGFGLATAKGSPWASKLSLAVLKLGESGDLDYLRNKWWETTCFHKGPDTWSPLKPQAMGGLFLVLALGLVLGVIVALVELSNKSRHAAEREKKSCCSVLIEEMSHRFRIKEGARENPEKVKP from the exons ATGTATCTACCTGACTCCAACTGCCAG GGTGGCGATGAGGAAGGACAAGGGGCAACGGATCCTCAGACGCTGACTGTCACAACAATCCTG CAAGACCCCTATGCGATGGCAAGAGGCACAGAGCTGGAGGGCTATTGCCTGGATCTGCTGGACATGCTCGCCAAGAAGCTGCACTTCAACTACAAGGTGACAATAGTGAAAGATGGCCGCTATGGGGCTGTCTCCTCCAGTGGGAACTGGACCGGGATGGTCGGCGAGATCGTCAGGCAG GAAGCAGACCTCGCTGTGGCTCCCTTGACGATCACGTCAGTGAGGGAAGAGGTGATTTCCTTCACCATGCCATTCCTGGGCACAGGGATCGGGATCCTGCTCAGGAAGGATGCTGCCTCCCAGGGTGCTTCTCTCTTCGGCTTCCTTGCTCCTTTCAGTAAGGAGACCTGGACTGGCCTGATGGTTGCTTACCTGCTgacctgcctctgcctcttccttgCAGCCAG GCTGAGCCCCTGTGAATGGAAGGAACCCAAGAGTGAGGAGAACCACTTCACCTTTCTGAACAGCCTCTGGTTTGGAGCAGGAGCTCTTACCCTGCAAG GTGCAGCACCTCATCCCAAAGCACTGTCCGGGCGAATCATTGCTGCCATTTGGTGGCTGTTCAccctctctctgctggctgcctatATTGCCAATTTCACCGCCTTGCTGCGTGCTGGGAACGAGCCGCTTCCAATCCAAACTTTTGAAGATCTcgtgaagcagagagagatcgAGTTTGGGACCGTAGAAAGTTCCTCCACGTTTCAATTCTTCAAG AACTCCAGGAATCCCATCCATCAGATGATCTATGAGTACATGGACAAGAGGAGAGACCATGTTTTAGTCAAAAGCTACCACGAGGCGGTTCAGCGTGTGCTGGAATCGAACTATGCCTTCATTGGGGAATCTGTATCCCAAGATCTTCTCGCAGCCAGGCACTGCAATTTGATCAGGGCTCCCGAGGTTGTTGGAGCACGGGGATTCGGCCTGGCCACAGCAAAGG GATCACCGTGGGCCAGTAAACTCTCCCTTGCTGTGCTGAAACTGGGCGAGTCAGGCGACCTGGACTACCTACGTAACAAGTGGTGGGAAACCACCTGTTTCCATAAGGGCCCGGACACATGGAGTCCTCTGAAACCGCAAGCCATGGGAGGACTTTTCCTGGTTCTTGCCCTTGGCCTCGTGCTGGGAGTGATTGTGGCTTTGGTGGAGTTGTCAAACAAGAGCCGACATGCTGCTGAACGGGAGAAG AAATCTTGCTGCTCTGTTCTCATCGAGGAGATGAGTCATCGGTTCAGAATAAAAGAAGGTGcaagagagaatccagagaaggtTAAACCATAA